From the bacterium genome, one window contains:
- a CDS encoding gamma-glutamyltransferase codes for MRIRFSRISCLLLVLLVGAGPQAFAAKKPTPPAGAAATQHPLATDSALRVLGQGGNAVDAAIAAALTLAVVEPYNSGLGGGGMALVWTGKKARAFDFRETAPLKAHERTFLEAPDPEAARVGPLAIAVPGTVAGLELLHRQAGRLPWSALFDEAIQYAEQGFKPDAELKSRLLLKADCLLRDYHSAKIYRPLLQPEPAGKWLQADLAQSLKRLRDQGAAAFYEGALGAELVANLQGKGALLQLEDLQAYRAMERQPVSAGYSFGKIWGMPPPSAGGVGIILGMNRLEARLKKDKTGWAAQGEAWLAAAMAEMFRIRNQEMGDPDFNPGMPLKAWLKKGGETSHLSVMDGEGGAVAMTVTLNLSFGSCVTAGRTGILMNDEMDDFSTRPGLPNDFGLVQSEKNKVEAGKRPLSSMSPTLVTRGRHALAALGSPGGPRIMSSVFQVLARHYFGNESWPAALAGERLHDQGEPGKLQRESPTNRWGNVQAVVYDPKAKAFGAFSDPRGQGKAAVLGAAIGE; via the coding sequence GTGAGGATCCGGTTTTCCCGCATTTCTTGCCTCCTCTTGGTCCTGCTCGTCGGAGCCGGACCCCAAGCCTTCGCCGCCAAAAAACCGACCCCGCCGGCCGGCGCCGCCGCCACCCAGCATCCCCTGGCCACCGACTCCGCGCTTCGGGTCCTGGGCCAAGGCGGCAATGCCGTCGACGCCGCCATTGCCGCGGCCCTGACCTTGGCCGTCGTCGAACCCTACAATTCGGGCTTGGGCGGCGGCGGCATGGCCTTGGTGTGGACCGGCAAAAAAGCCCGGGCCTTCGACTTCCGAGAAACCGCGCCGCTGAAAGCCCATGAGCGAACTTTTCTGGAAGCTCCCGATCCCGAGGCGGCGCGGGTCGGCCCGCTGGCGATCGCGGTGCCGGGCACCGTCGCCGGCCTCGAATTATTGCACCGCCAAGCCGGCCGGCTCCCCTGGTCGGCCCTTTTCGACGAGGCGATCCAATATGCCGAGCAGGGCTTCAAGCCCGACGCCGAGCTCAAGAGCCGGCTCTTGCTCAAAGCCGATTGCCTGCTCCGCGACTATCACTCCGCCAAAATTTACCGGCCGCTGCTGCAACCCGAACCGGCAGGGAAATGGCTACAGGCCGACTTGGCCCAGAGCCTCAAACGGCTTCGCGACCAGGGGGCGGCGGCTTTCTACGAGGGCGCTCTCGGAGCCGAGCTCGTCGCCAATCTCCAGGGCAAGGGCGCCCTCCTCCAGCTCGAGGATTTGCAAGCTTATCGGGCGATGGAGCGCCAACCGGTCTCGGCCGGCTATTCCTTCGGGAAAATTTGGGGCATGCCGCCGCCCAGCGCCGGCGGCGTCGGCATCATCCTTGGGATGAACCGCCTGGAGGCCCGGCTCAAGAAAGACAAGACCGGCTGGGCCGCTCAGGGCGAAGCTTGGCTGGCCGCGGCGATGGCCGAGATGTTTCGAATTCGCAACCAGGAGATGGGCGATCCCGATTTCAATCCCGGCATGCCGCTCAAGGCCTGGCTGAAAAAAGGCGGCGAGACCAGTCACCTCTCGGTGATGGATGGCGAAGGCGGCGCCGTCGCCATGACCGTAACCCTTAATCTCTCCTTCGGCTCCTGCGTCACCGCCGGCCGGACCGGAATCCTGATGAACGACGAGATGGACGACTTCAGCACCCGGCCGGGGCTGCCCAACGATTTCGGCTTGGTCCAGTCGGAAAAGAACAAGGTCGAGGCCGGCAAGCGCCCGCTCTCCAGCATGTCGCCAACCTTGGTGACGAGGGGCCGTCACGCCCTGGCCGCCCTCGGCTCGCCGGGCGGGCCGCGGATCATGAGCTCGGTCTTTCAGGTGTTGGCTCGGCATTATTTCGGCAATGAATCTTGGCCGGCGGCACTGGCCGGCGAGCGCCTGCATGATCAGGGCGAGCCGGGCAAATTGCAGAGGGAGTCGCCGACGAACCGCTGGGGCAACGTGCAGGCGGTCGTCTATGATCCCAAGGCCAAGGCCTTCGGCGCCTTCAGCGATCCCCGAGGTCAGGGAAAGGCCGCAGTCTTGGGGGCGGCTATTGGTGAATGA
- a CDS encoding EF-Tu/IF-2/RF-3 family GTPase has product MDRWEEEIGQVDHYYGHAHIAGIWLKNGKLKLGDRLHIKGHTTDMEATVTSMQIEHQDVREALPGAHVGIPVEDKVREHDRVFIIHQ; this is encoded by the coding sequence ATGGATCGATGGGAAGAAGAAATCGGCCAGGTCGACCATTACTATGGCCACGCCCATATCGCCGGCATCTGGCTGAAGAACGGAAAGCTGAAACTCGGCGACCGCCTCCACATCAAGGGACACACCACCGACATGGAAGCCACCGTCACCTCGATGCAGATCGAGCATCAGGACGTCCGTGAAGCGCTACCCGGCGCCCATGTCGGGATTCCGGTGGAAGACAAGGTGCGGGAGCACGACCGGGTCTTCATCATTCACCAATAG
- a CDS encoding aldehyde dehydrogenase, with protein sequence MASSASNARILPMIQAQREFFLSGATRDLEFRLKAIDKLIKVLRFAEKDVYEALRRDLRKPTFEAYVSELGLILEDLKLIRGQLRVWSQPEEPALPLAFWPSSAQITREPYGTVLIISPWNYPLDLALSPLAGAIAAGNTAVIKPSEMAPHTSALIKKLISENFSPEFLSVVEGGVEATQELLAQPFDYIFFTGSTRVGKVVMEAAAKNLTPLTLELGGKSPCLVEASAKLDKAAKRIVWGKFFNAGQTCIAPDYVLVEAKLLGPLVEKMKGQIRKFFGENPQKSPDYARIVNEAHFRRLSAYLKEGKILSGGRSDAADLYIEPTLLEAPAPSSAVMEEEIFGPILPILPFEDLDQALDQVRRRPRPLALYLFTEKAPVEAKVLGSVSFGGGCVNDAIAHFAATDLPFGGIGASGFGAYHGRKSFEAFSHPRSVLKRSTWVDVPVRYPPYSSAKLKLVKKLIG encoded by the coding sequence TTGGCATCCTCGGCTTCTAATGCCAGAATCCTCCCCATGATCCAAGCCCAACGCGAATTTTTCTTGAGCGGCGCCACTCGGGATTTGGAGTTCCGGCTCAAAGCCATCGACAAGCTGATCAAGGTTTTGCGCTTTGCCGAGAAAGACGTCTACGAAGCTTTGCGCCGCGACCTGCGCAAGCCGACCTTCGAGGCCTATGTCAGCGAGCTCGGACTCATCCTCGAGGACCTCAAGCTCATCCGCGGCCAGCTTCGGGTTTGGAGTCAGCCCGAGGAGCCGGCCTTGCCCCTGGCCTTTTGGCCTTCCTCGGCCCAGATCACCCGCGAGCCCTACGGAACCGTCCTGATCATCAGCCCCTGGAATTATCCGCTCGACTTGGCCTTGAGCCCTTTGGCCGGCGCCATCGCCGCCGGCAACACCGCCGTGATCAAGCCCTCGGAAATGGCGCCCCACACCTCGGCCCTGATCAAGAAATTGATTTCCGAAAATTTCTCGCCCGAATTCCTCAGCGTCGTCGAGGGCGGAGTCGAAGCGACCCAAGAGCTGCTGGCGCAACCCTTCGATTACATCTTCTTCACCGGCTCGACCCGGGTCGGAAAAGTCGTCATGGAAGCGGCGGCGAAAAATCTCACCCCGCTGACCTTGGAGCTGGGTGGCAAGAGCCCCTGCCTCGTCGAGGCCAGCGCCAAGCTCGACAAGGCCGCCAAGCGCATCGTTTGGGGGAAGTTCTTCAATGCCGGCCAAACTTGCATCGCGCCCGATTACGTTTTAGTCGAGGCCAAGCTGCTCGGTCCCTTAGTGGAAAAGATGAAAGGCCAGATCCGAAAATTTTTCGGCGAGAACCCTCAGAAAAGCCCGGACTATGCCCGGATCGTCAACGAAGCCCATTTCCGGCGGCTCAGCGCCTATCTGAAGGAAGGAAAGATCCTCAGCGGCGGCCGCAGCGATGCCGCCGATCTCTACATCGAGCCGACCTTGCTCGAAGCCCCGGCGCCAAGCTCGGCCGTGATGGAGGAGGAAATCTTCGGACCGATCCTGCCGATTCTCCCCTTCGAGGATTTGGACCAGGCCCTCGACCAAGTGCGCCGCCGGCCCCGTCCCCTGGCCCTCTATCTTTTCACCGAGAAGGCCCCGGTCGAGGCAAAGGTCCTCGGTTCGGTTTCCTTCGGCGGCGGCTGCGTCAACGACGCCATCGCCCATTTCGCCGCCACCGACCTGCCCTTCGGCGGCATCGGGGCCAGCGGCTTCGGCGCCTATCACGGCCGCAAGAGCTTCGAAGCTTTTTCCCACCCCCGCAGCGTGCTCAAGCGCTCGACCTGGGTCGACGTGCCTGTTCGCTACCCGCCCTATTCAAGCGCCAAGCTCAAGCTGGTCAAAAAGCTGATCGGTTGA
- a CDS encoding DUF924 family protein yields the protein MEQAPQNPPNPPFSKGGIKSPRDILDFWWGEAADKWWSKDPAFDGEIRRRFEPTLRAAARGELDSWREEPESCLAYILLLDQFSRNIYRDSPQAFAQDRLALAASLEGQRRGFDQRLRPEQRIFFYMPMEHSEDREIQAQALQAFGSLGQGENLDYARGHAQIIERFGRFPHRNKILGRESTPEEEAFLKEPNSAF from the coding sequence GTGGAACAGGCTCCGCAAAATCCCCCCAACCCCCCTTTTTCAAAGGGGGGCATCAAGAGCCCACGCGACATCCTGGATTTCTGGTGGGGCGAGGCCGCCGACAAGTGGTGGTCGAAAGATCCGGCCTTCGACGGGGAGATTCGCCGCCGCTTCGAGCCGACTCTGCGGGCGGCGGCTCGGGGCGAGCTCGACTCCTGGCGCGAGGAGCCCGAAAGCTGCCTGGCCTACATCCTGCTGCTCGACCAATTTTCGCGAAATATTTACCGCGATAGCCCCCAAGCCTTCGCTCAAGACCGCCTCGCATTGGCGGCGAGCTTGGAGGGCCAGCGCCGCGGCTTCGACCAAAGGCTCCGGCCGGAGCAAAGGATCTTTTTCTACATGCCGATGGAGCATTCGGAAGACCGGGAGATCCAGGCTCAAGCCCTGCAGGCTTTCGGGAGCCTGGGGCAGGGCGAGAATTTGGACTACGCCCGGGGCCACGCCCAGATCATCGAGCGCTTCGGCCGCTTTCCGCATCGCAATAAAATCTTGGGACGAGAATCGACGCCGGAGGAAGAGGCTTTTCTGAAGGAGCCGAACTCCGCTTTCTAG